In Aegilops tauschii subsp. strangulata cultivar AL8/78 chromosome 3, Aet v6.0, whole genome shotgun sequence, one genomic interval encodes:
- the LOC109739123 gene encoding uncharacterized protein produces MAAELVLQLGEIEELVEEILIRLPKDEQGNLLRSFLVCKPWRDLLTGDGFRRRYGDFHRSPPMLGFFHIWPEPCVEFIPTTDFDVRDLDPQHHYSMEDCRHGCVLLRYIDEDENIPLLVVWDPMTGSETLLGSLEKLGTGSWSALVLCAADNCRHGDSDCQSSPFRVVFVFLHHEEEVTTACVYSSETASWSSLAITDLGMFEEEIDCCTPSVLAGDTLYFLLFRDQAIEGCSILKYNLGTSCLSEIHLSEEMQDAINSPILIASDDGRLGLADLLNFNLSIWWREVDPDGVASWAEHREIDLETLLPDGDFKISPELVGSIEGTDIIFATTSLGTYEIDLKSLTSPLKMLSSRLNQDPYVKWTILPYVSFYYPPAVAGIVDEESSEDGHGNEEA; encoded by the coding sequence ATGGCGGCGGAGCTTGTGTTGCAGCTGGGCGAGATTGAGGAGCTCGTGGAGGAGATCCTCATCCGCCTCCCTAAGGACGAGCAAGGTAATCTCCTCCGCTCCTTCCTCGTCTGTAAGCCATGGCGCGACCTCCTCACCGGCGACGGCTTCCGTCGCCGCTACGGTGATTTCCACCGATCACCTCCTATGCTTGGCTTCTTCCACATCTGGCCGGAACCCTGCGTCGAGTTCATCCCCACGACGGATTTCGACGTGCGCGATCTCGACCCCCAGCACCACTATTCCATGGAAGATTGTCGCCACGGCTGCGTACTCCTTCGGTACATCGATGAGGATGAGAATATCCCATTGCTGGTCGTCTGGGACCCCATGACGGGCAGCGAAACATTGCTTGGCAGCCTCGAGAAGTTGGGAACGGGAAGCTGGTCTGCCTTGGTGCTCTGTGCTGCGGACAACTGCCGCCACGGTGACTCTGACTGCCAATCGAGTCCATTCCGCGTCGTTTTCGTCTTCCTTCACCACGAAGAGGAGGTCACTACGGCATGCGTGTACTCATCGGAGACGGCTAGTTGGAGCTCTCTGGCCATCACTGACCTTGGTATGTTTGAGGAGGAAATCGATTGCTGCACGCCTAGTGTACTCGCAGGAGACACGCTCTATTTCCTGCTGTTTCGGGACCAGGCTATTGAAGGTTGCAGTATTCTCAAGTACAACTTGGGAACCTCTTGTCTGTCAGAGATTCATCTGTCGGAGGAGATGCAAGATGCCATCAACAGTCCTATCCTCATCGCATCGGACGACGGTCGGCTAGGGCTCGCAGACCTGTTGAATTTCAACCTCTCCATCTGGTGGAGAGAGGTGGATCCCGATGGAGTTGCGTCGTGGGCAGAACACAGAGAAATCGACCTCGAGACTCTTCTTCCCGATGGTGATTTCAAGATATCACCAGAGTTGGTTGGCTCCATCGAGGGTACTGACATCATTTTTGCGACCACAAGTCTCGGCACCTACGAAATTGATCTCAAGTCTTTGACATCACCTTTGAAGATGCTCTCCAGCAGGCTGAATCAAGATCCGTATGTCAAATGGACCATCTTACCCTATGTTAGCTTCTACTATCCTCCAG